From the genome of Planktothrix serta PCC 8927:
GTCGGGCTGAATCTGGAAAACTCACCTTTAGTCCTGAACCTACTTGTGTTGTCACATTTTGTCAATCCATTATAGAGGAAGTCAAACCCATTGCTAATTCGACGCATCGGCTAGTATTTATGAGTTCTCAAGAAGTTATTCAGGGAAATTTAGATCAACATTTACTACGCCATATTTTGATAAATTTGTTATCCAATGCCATAAAATATTCTCCTGATGGGGGTACAGTTAGCTTAAAAATTTACCAAGAGGAGCAATTAGTTGGGTTTGAAGTAGCAGATGAAGGAATTGGTTTACCCAGGGATTATCAAGATAAACTATTTCAACAATTTGAACGGGCTTCTAACGTGGGAAATATTAAAGGGACAGGGTTAGGATTATCGATTGTGAAACAAGCTGTTGATTTACACCAAGGTAAAATTACAGTCCAGAGTGAAGTCGGAAAGGGAACAATATTTACGGTGATATTGCCTTTGTAGACTGGATTTTTTTAACGACGACGTAAAACCTCTAAAAGTGTTTTTAAAGTATCGGGAATAGGGGCGATCGCTTCAATTTGTTCTCCCGAAATAGGGTGTTTTAATGTTAATTTCCAAGCATGAAGCGCCTGTCCGGGTAAATTGACACCAATCGCTTTTCCCCGACTATATTCAGGATCACCCACAATTGGATTTCCCATAAACGAACTATGCACGCGAATTTGGTGAGTGCGTCCGGTTTCTAGGGTAAATAACATTAACGTATAGTTCCCGATCCGTTCTTGAATTTGCCAATAAGTAATCGCTTCCCGTCCGCCTTTTTCTATCGGAATAATTGCCATTTTTTTGCGATCAATCGGATGACGACCGATGGGTTGATTAATTGTTCCTGATTGGGTTTTAGGAACCCCATAAACCACCCCTAAATATTGACGATGGGCGGTTTTAGATTTAATTTGTGCTTGTAAACTTTGCAAAGCAAAATCTGTTTTAGCAACTACAATTGCCCCTGTGGTATCCTTATCTAAACGATGCACAATTCCAGGGCGTTGTACCCCGCCAATTCCTGCTAAGTGATCACAATGGGCTAATAGCGCATTTACTAAGGTATCATTTTGATGTCCGGGTGCGGGATGAACCACTAAACCCGCAGGTTTATTCAGGATTAAAAGACAATCATCTTCATATAAAATATCCAGGGGAATATCTACCGCTTCTAGTTCTAAAGGTTGGGGTGGAGGGAGAATAATTTCTAAGCGATCGCCCCCGTGTACAGACACTTTTTTCGCCGTACAAACCTGTTGATTGACTTTTACCCATCCCTGACTAATTAAGGTTTGAATTCGAGAGCGAGATAAATCAGGAATCTGTTGAGATAACCACAGATCTAAGCGTCGATTTTGTTTATCTGGGGGTAAATTTTCGGGATCTACTGTTAACTCAATTAACGTGGAATCATTCATCATTTTGCAAGGGTTGTTGTTCTAGGGTAATATCCAAGTTGTCTAAGGTTATACCCAGGCTTTGTTCTAAATTGGTTAAAGCATTAAAATACTCTATTATAGCATTTAATTCGTTATTTTTGGCTTGATTTAACTGAGATTGAAAATCAACTAAATTCACGAGGGAAGAATTCTCTACACCTAACTTAACTTTATCGGCTTCGTTGCGAAGCTGTTGTTCAGCTAACTGTGTTTCCCGTCGAGATAGCTCAACTTTTTTCAAGTTTGCTTGAATATCTTCTAAACTCTTACTCAGATCAATTTCAATTTTTTGCACAGCTTCCGTTAAATTATTCTCAGCTTGTAAAACATCAACGCGGCTGCGTTGAAACTCTCGCTCTAAATTGCGATCACCCAGGGTTTTACTGAAGGTTAATCCTGCTCTTAAATCCGTTTGATTGTCGATAATATCGGGTGCAGGTTGATGTATTACCCGAGTTTCCAAATTAATATTCCAACGGCGATTATTTTCGGCAATAATTAAGTTCGTTTTTACCCTTTCCAAATTCAACTTTGCTTGCAAATAACTGGGTTGGTTATCAAGACCTAACTGTCTGAACTGATTCCAGTCAAAGGTTTGGGGCTTAATTTCCAAATTTTCAGAGACGATAATATTAACATCTTCATCAATATCTAATAATTCTAATAAATTGAGTCGCTGTTGTTTCAAATTATTTTCAGCAGTTAATAAAGATATTTCTTGCCTTGTTACCTGAGTCTGTGGAGTAATTAACTCGGCTCTAGCTCTCCGTCCGGCTTCTATCCAAACTTTTGTATTTTCTACTTCTTGTTGAGCAATTTCTAAAGATTCCAGAGCAATTTTAACCTGCTCTTGCGCTTGTAATAAATTGCGATAGGCTAAAATTATTTCAGTAATTTTATTGATTAAAATAGATTTTAAATCTAATAAATTAATTGTTTCTGTAATTCGAGCAACTTCAATAGAAGCCCGATTAACTTCTGCACCTGATCCCTTTAATAAAGGTTGTGTAAAAACTAATTCTAAATTTTGTCTTAAAATATCTCGATCCGAAAGTCCTGAACCTTG
Proteins encoded in this window:
- a CDS encoding RluA family pseudouridine synthase yields the protein MNDSTLIELTVDPENLPPDKQNRRLDLWLSQQIPDLSRSRIQTLISQGWVKVNQQVCTAKKVSVHGGDRLEIILPPPQPLELEAVDIPLDILYEDDCLLILNKPAGLVVHPAPGHQNDTLVNALLAHCDHLAGIGGVQRPGIVHRLDKDTTGAIVVAKTDFALQSLQAQIKSKTAHRQYLGVVYGVPKTQSGTINQPIGRHPIDRKKMAIIPIEKGGREAITYWQIQERIGNYTLMLFTLETGRTHQIRVHSSFMGNPIVGDPEYSRGKAIGVNLPGQALHAWKLTLKHPISGEQIEAIAPIPDTLKTLLEVLRRR
- a CDS encoding TolC family protein, which encodes MEEQQNLELESSLNSEHSPEPEPLRFLPLGMILTLISGLGGILIIALPSQPINNQSASPRSNLELFSPLISPTKNTQTISPVSQPSPVISTPFIRGNLMATSELKTNNYVKILEENSRDHSAGIQPNFLEGNIDLIPHAEQLNIDDYSSEDGREDPAPTGIIENNVNTLNLTANRPQYQMITQQSTDVQPSPSVPDVSEPDGVELTLRDVIILALENNRTIKNQHLERIVQRQDLIVAEDKFNPDFTPSLSIGWDNISQGTSTVITSGLVLGAKVVIKIPTGGEFNFGWVGRGQRENNQGSGLSDRDILRQNLELVFTQPLLKGSGAEVNRASIEVARITETINLLDLKSILINKITEIILAYRNLLQAQEQVKIALESLEIAQQEVENTKVWIEAGRRARAELITPQTQVTRQEISLLTAENNLKQQRLNLLELLDIDEDVNIIVSENLEIKPQTFDWNQFRQLGLDNQPSYLQAKLNLERVKTNLIIAENNRRWNINLETRVIHQPAPDIIDNQTDLRAGLTFSKTLGDRNLEREFQRSRVDVLQAENNLTEAVQKIEIDLSKSLEDIQANLKKVELSRRETQLAEQQLRNEADKVKLGVENSSLVNLVDFQSQLNQAKNNELNAIIEYFNALTNLEQSLGITLDNLDITLEQQPLQNDE